In the Prionailurus viverrinus isolate Anna chromosome A3, UM_Priviv_1.0, whole genome shotgun sequence genome, GACTTGAGCTTGTGAGCTACTATTTCTATGAAATTCATTTGGAAAGGGTGTGTTGAACCTTTTAAACTTCACTGAGATTACACAGAGCGCAGATGATAACTCAATCACCTATATATAGCATTTTGTACTGCACAGCATACATGGAGtaaatatatgttgttttaaaGAGTAGGTATGTTGGAAGGTGGGTGTAATCCCTCCTCTAATTCTGTTGGTTCTTTCCCTGCTGTGTAGACTGCTACTTTCTTTCCAGGGCTGTCTGAGGGCTGGATGGGCTATTGCATGGAAAATACCTGGCACATATTGGACACAGTAAATAACAGCGGAttgtattctctgtctccttggTAACTATGCCtagtctttttctctctttcagtctAATAAAGTTCCTGTTGTTCAGCCCCCGCATCACATGCACCCGTTGACGCCCCTCATCACCTACAGCAACGACCACTTctcccctggctcccctcccACACATCTCTCCCCAGAGATTGATCCAAAGACAGGTGAGTCATCTGCCGTCCAGGCTGGCCCCCGTGCAGAGAGCTCCAGTCGGGCAGGCTTGTCTTCTCAGGGAACATAATGACCCTGGAATCGGCAGCCCTGGGTTCAGGTCATGTCTTCAACTCCCAAGAGCCCATAACCCTGCCCACTGACATTAGCCCTTTCAGTGTTTTCATCCACACCTCCTGTGTCCCTTCCACATCATCGAggcattgtgaggattaaaggaaatTCTATGAGGCAGTGTCAGGGCCTGGCTCCACAGTAAGGAGATGGCACTCTTCTGCCATAGATTCTTTACTTTAGATTCTTTACTTTATTTAGACTCTCTTAATACTGTGGGGTGCAATGAGCtggaagtgggggtgggtgggaatcTTTTTCACTGACCTTGAACTCTAGCCCGGCTGGAGGCTGTGCCTTCCTAAACCAAGACCTTTGCCTTACACTGAACATTTTCAAATAGAGTTACCAATCTAGCCAGACTTCTAAGTATAGCTTTAAAGAGGTAAGGCCGagctgggtttttcttttcttttttcttttcttttcttctcttttttttgaattGCTCACCAGAACTGTCCATCTTAGGGAAACATAGCTTCATCAAATTCCCAGAGTTGCAGTGGCTCAAAGTATTTTTGGAACCCCTCTTTAAGGAAATCAAAGTTACTGTAAGTTACAAATAATGAGGAGGACAAAAGTGGAATAGAAATCCAAAGTTTACTTCTCCATGAATGAGGCAGGTTTTCTAAAGGGGTAGTTAGCTGATGACTCCGGAGAATGTCTTGGGTCTCTCAGTCCAAGATTTCTGGCCCCTTTATTGGATGACTCCTATGTAAGCAGCTGGAAATTACTCCTGCTGATAGGTGGGATCCATGTAGCCAGAGAGAAGCTGTGTTTGTCCTGCCTTCCTTGAATATGTCCTTGACTCACTGGCCAGCAGAGCTGGAGAGATGACAGAAGGCAAGGACAATGAAAGGCCTTCCGTGCTCCAGCATACTTGGGGACATGGGGCAAGGGACTTCCCATTTGGTGTTATTTTAAGGTGCTTTGGTAGGGCCAGGGAACAGTCTGACACATGTCTCTTTGAAGCAGGAATCCCCCGGCCCCCTCACCCATCTGAGCTGTCTCCATATTACCCACTGTCTCCTGGAGCTGTTGGACAAATCCCTCATCCTCTCGGCTGGCTCGTCCCGCAGTAAGGAAACTAGCAGACTTTCTTACCCTCCTTCTTCCTCATGCTGTGCTCGGCCTCCTGTACCTCCAGCGTGCTCTGGGATCTGTGTGcagcacccccacctcccacagtgGAGCTCTCTCATCAAAGCCCACGGCTCAgacctcccttctctcccttgggCAGCTAGCTCCCCACTCTTACTTCCTACTTCCTGCCCTCTGTCTTTCATCCTTTCTTCcagccccctctccttccctgtcctgAACAGTCCCATTGTGACCAGTATGCTGACCAGATTTCCGTGCTCCCGACCCTTATAGGCAAGGACAGCCCATGTACTCCCTTCCTCCTGGTGGCTTCCGGCACCCCTACCCTGCCCTTGCCATGAACGCCTCAATGTCCAGGTGAGTCCCGGGACTGGGGGCTGTGAGCATGAAGTTCCCTTGCAGAGAACGGTCCTCTACTCGTGTCCTTGTCATTTGTGACCATGAAAAGCTTTCTCTTGGCCCTAAACTGGGAGGCACGGGCTCaccttttctccccacccctctttgCTGAGGCGCCTCCTCGCACATACTGTATGGTCGGAATGGAGACCACAGACTCGGCTCGTTCTTTGCCCATCTCTCTAAGGGAAGAATTTCAAAGCCCTAGTACTCACTCAGCATCCCCACACGTCCCCCCACCTGCTGGGCTTTGTGGCACTGAAGCCAGAGACTGGAAATGATTAGTGTTTCCTGAAGTGATGTCAGGAGAGGGAACAGCAAAGGGGGCTCCTGTCCCAGGGGCCGGATCTACCTGACAATGGTACCTGTGGTCACAAAGGAAGTGGAACCCACGGCATATGGTGTGGTTCCCCATTGCGGACACTGGCCTCTGACCCGCCATACCTTCTTTTGGATTTTCATCCTACCTGCGTCCAGTACGAAATACAGGAGTTCTGTGCGTTTGTGTGGGAAGGGGAGGTTTGTTGGGTGTTTCCCAAACCTGGTTCTGTCGAGGTCAGTGAATGGGCTTCCATTCCTCAAAGTCTGCCATGGCAGAGGTATTTACCGAGCTCTGCCATAAAGGCAGGCAGCCACCGGGTCCTCTGCCGGGTGACAAGCATTCAGCCTGAACCCTCGTGTTGTCACTTGTTTCCCCCCTGATACACAGCCTGGTTTCCAGTCGGTTCTCTCCTCACATGGTGGCTCCGGCCCATCCTGGTCTGCCCACCTCAGGGATTCCCCACCCCGCCATCGTCTCCCCCATTGTCAAGCAGGAGCCAGCACCCCCCAGCCTGAGCCCCGCCGTGAGCGCGTGAGTATCAGGCAGCCTGGATGGGACGGTGGCCAGTCTCCGAGCAGCAgatgccatttatttttctccctggtGGCATTTAGCAGGCAGCCAGCAGCCTCCCTCAGCCATACCCTTTCTCCTAGGAATTGCTCCCTTTGACTCTCTGTGTCCCCATCCTCTCAGACATCTTTTCTCACAGTGAGGAGAGTTTTACAGACAGGATTTAGAGGCTGAAAGAGGACCTGAGAATGCTTTtggcttccttccccctctcccttatGCACGAAAACATGAGCCCTTAAGGGAGGATTTTCTCCAGGTCCATAGCTGACCGGTAGCGGAGTTGAGACTACCAGCAAGGCCTGTGCTGTGTCCACTGAGCCATGAAGACAGCAGGAAAGCCAAAGTCCACGCCTCATGGAGGGGGAGACTCCCTCTTGCTTCTGCCCAAAGctccctgccccctttcctctctATCACCTGTGACAGGGGGCTCTCACCAGCTCCTCTGCTCCTGCTTCAGGAGCCTTTCATAGACTATGGCCTGAGGTCATCCCAAGGCTGAGGGCTGCTTGTGGAAGACACTCGGGGGCTGTAAGCAGCCGTGGCAACTTATATGGATGACAGCCGGTCATCCCTCCTCCCCGCGGGCACTCGTGAGGGGCATGGATTGCGGGCCGGGTGACAGGGTGACCACTGACTCTTGCTAACCGACAGCTTTGTGACTCCCCAGGAAATCACCAGTCACGgtgaaaaaggaggaagaaaagaaaccccACGTGAAGAAGCCTCTTAATGCCTTCATGTTATATATGAAGGAGATGAGGGCCAAGGTGGTGGCCGAGTGCACCCTGAAGGAGAGCGCGGCCATTAACCAAATCCTGGGAAGAAAGGTAGGATCCGCTGTTTCCCTCCAGGCTGTGCGGGTCAGCGACCCCCGCATTCCTGCTCCCTGTcatctctgaccctctctctgcAGTGGCACAACTTGTCCCGAGAAGAACAGGCCAAGTACTATGAACTGGCCCGGAAGGAGCGGCAACTTCACTCCCAGCTCTACCCGACCTGGTCAGCCCGGGACAACTACGTATGTGCCCCCTCGGACCCCGACGGCAGCATCTGTGAGAGGAAGCGGGGAGGGGGATGTGGCTGCATTTATAGAGGACACTTAAGGCCAGGGAGAAGGCTCTATTGCTCTAGAAATAAGGAAGGCATTTTAATTCTCAGGAGGTCAACAAGGACATGGTGTTGACGTCCTATGGACCGAGGTAAATCTGTACCCTCTCGTTTGAGGTGGATTCAGCCTTCGAGTCCATAAGTCAAGGTGCAGTGCGAGCTATGTTCTGGCTCTGGTGGCAAGGGTGTCATCAGCCAAGGGTTCTGAACCTGGGGCTTGGAGAACAATGTATGAGCCTcagctggcatttttttttaatgtttatttttaaaagagagagtgcaagcaggggaagggcagagagagagggagacagagaatccaaagcaggctctgctctgtcagcccaaagcccgacgtggggctcgaacccatgagccatgagatcatgacctgagccaaagttgaacgctcaaccgactgagccacctcagcTGGCATTTCTAATAACTCTTCGAAACAAGACAGATTTTTGTATGTCTGTtcttatttgctttgttttttctttctgatgaGAGGCCTCAGAGCTGCCTTAGATTTTCAATGGCGCCTGAGTCCCCTCAAAAAAGATCGAGAATCACACTGGAGCAGTGCCCAAGGGCACTGAAGGGTGAGGCCTTCCAAGGAGGCCAAGACACTGGGTTGGAGGGGGAAGAATCgaatggggaagggaaggcaccTTCCAGGAAGGCTCCTCAGAGGCTTCTGTGGAGAGTGTGACCTGAGTgactcccctccacccccagcttctCACCCAGGGTCAAGGGCAGTATGGGCAGTATCTTCTGTCCCCCTAAAGAGCTGTCCCTGGTTACCCCTTTCTTTGGCCATAATTTTCAgggtaagaaaaagaagaggaagagagaaaagcagctGTCACAGACACAGTCCCAGCAGCAAGTCCAAGAGGCGGAGGGTGAGTCCTGAGGAGGGTGCTGGCTCTTCTTCCCGCCGTCACAGTCGCGCCTGCCTGTGGGTTGTTCCTGGCTCTCTGAAGGGTACAGCGACAGCGCTGTTTCATAATAGCTGCCATTTTCAGGGCCTCTGCCTCTTGGGAGCCTCTTGCATACCCAGGTGGGTGTTATTATTATCCCCTTTTTAGAGATGGCAGATtaagaggctcagagaagttggaTCTTCCCAGTCATTCCGCTTGTTAAATGGCGGAGGCAGGATTTGATCCCAGCACTCTCCCACTTCAAAGCCTAGGCATTCAGTTCAGTTGAGTTGCATCTTATTTGAGGGTTCTCAAATAAATGTATAAGGTAAAAATTGGAGATATTTGAAATGACCTCTGGAATTCAGTCGGGAAGGGGGCGCAGCAGAGACCGACATGCCACCTATTTGTGAATCCAATAGAAGCAGGTTTCCTGCAAGGTTTGGTTGGTCGAACCCCGAAAGAGTTTGCTTGGTATGGGGACCGCTTTGTGCCAAAATGATGTGCTCTGTCTTTTCACACTGCGGTCACACCTGGCACGGAGATGCTCATGCGGTGACAGGCGTTTAGGTCATGCCCCTCACCTTGTGCCCCCCACCTCATGCACACCTCTGGACAAGTGTAGAGCAGCTGGTACCAACGTGCTGttactctcttctttctccctttctctttcttttctttcgtCTATATAATTTGTACATTCGTGTACGTATGAGGACACATAAGTAAAGTGTGTACGTGCTGCCCAACCCACCGTATACCTCCCTGCTTAGCAGGTGCTGTGCCCTCTCTGATAGCACCCTAAGGCAGAGATTTTAAGGCACATTGAATGGAGATCTGTCTCCCGCAGTGGTAAGATTTAGGCAAGGAAGGTGACGGTGCGATAGACCGAGCTGTTTTCCCTGCTATCAGATGCTGAATAGGTCTTTGTCACTTTGACGTTGCCCCTTCTCCGTGCTCTAGGTGTCCCTGAATGCAGCTTCCTGGTCTTGAAAGCCTCAGATGTAATTTcaggccctccctcccctcccactgaGCATCCTTGTGTTCTGCCTCACCCACAGCCACTAGCTGCTCAGCCTTTCGTGTATCTTTTTTCCCCTGTAGGTGCTCTGGCCTCCAAGAGCAAGAAGCCATGTGTTCAGTACCTGCCCCCCGAGAAGTCGTGTGACAGCCCTGCCTCTTCCCACGGCAGCATGCTCGACTCCCCGGCCACCCCCTCCGCGGCCTTGGCGTCGCCTGCTGCCCCTGCTGCAACCCACTCGGAGCaagcccagcccctctccctcaccaccaAGCCGGAGAGCCGGGCCCAGCTGGCTCTACACTCGGCCGCCTTCCTGTCAGCTAAGGCGACAGCCACCTCCTCTGGCCAGATGGGCAGCCAGCCCCCACTcctctcccggcccctccccctcgGGTCCCTGCCCACAGCTCTGCTGACttcccccccctccttccccaccacgCTCCATGCCCACCAGGCCCTCCCGGTCCTCCAGGCCCAGCCTCTTTCCTTGGTTACCAAGTCTGCCCACTGAGCTGCCCCCTGACCTATGCAGGCTGTCAAGTGACTCGTCGAGTAGTAATGATTCAGAAGAAacaacggaaaaaaaaaaaaaaaaaaaaaaggaaactttattggTCAATATTTGACCACTCTGGACTGTTCTGTAAAGTGACTGGTAACAACAGCACTTTACATTTTGTAGATGTAACCAGTAGCTGATCttaaggcttttttaaaaaacaaaacaaaacaaacaaaaaaaaaatctttaaaagaaagagaactgaAAAGTAGCGTGTTATTCTTCCTGTATGTGCAGTGGTGGATGGGCCTGGGCAGAAGACCccccttctctctacctctttcacTTTCTGCCCTGCTCCCTGTTCTCATCGCTCCCGCgtgcccccctcccttcccagtcCGCATGTTGGCCATCGCTGGGCCTCTAGCCTGCTGCCTCTTCATCTAGATGGCGCTCctggacattttcttttccctcaccaagtttttctcctttgctcagcTCCGTGGGTTCTTGCCTTCATCTCCGTCCTCTGCCCAGGGTAAGGCTGTCATCACGTGAGAAGCCTCCTTTGCCTGATTTGTCTCCACCAGCATCCCTTTTTCCTCAGTGGGCCCTAACCCAACAACCTCCAGCTTTTGGTGGGAAGAGAGGTCCTCCGAAATGGTTCTTCCCCCACATTTAAAGGGATTCAAGGTGCCTGCCACTTCCTTGGTGAAGAAGTCTCTGTGCCACCCCCTCACCAGTCCAGACCTCTTCTCCTGGTCCCAGAGTGGCAGACGAGACCTGGCCCCCAGGCCTGGCTCTTGTCCCCTGGGTCAGTGCTAGCACAATCTGCCAAAGGTCGaaactccctcctccctccccccatcacctCACATGCTTCttctgtgtgtatttctttttgtttttatggggTTTTTTGGAGCAATTTAAACTTCCAGttgtttattttcacaaaagaaaataaaattgcagtTGCAAGACCTTTTCTGAGTATTTTAGTCCTTCTGTTGAATCCAGCCCCCATCTTCATACCAAGCCCTGTGCTGGATTTTTGtggggcccggggaggggagAATATGAAAACATGCCTGACAGAAAAATGCAACCCAACGTTCAGCCTCAAATGTACAGAGACCAGTCAGCGTCAATAACTGAGATCCAAAGAGAggaatctttattttcatttatcttataaTTGCCAAGATATAAGGGGGGCCTTTGTCATTTTGCATGGTACCTAACACCACCATTAATTTCTTgtctaacagctttattgagctataattcacataaCATGCGATTTACCCATttgaagtatacaattcagtgggttttgtATGTTCAAACTTGTGCATCAATCATCACagtcaattttaggacattttcactGCCTCAAAAAGGAACCGCAAACCCTTTAGAAGACATCCCTAattcctcccctcaccccccacagtCCCAGGCGACCacaaatctattttctgtctctggatttgtCTACTCTGGAcacgtcattttttttttttttaagcttgtttattgagagagagggagagcacaagccggtgaggcacagagagaaggaaaaacagaatcccaagcaggctccacgccatcaacacagagcccaatgtacagctcaaacttgcaaactgtgagatcatgacctgagccgagatcaacagttcgatgcttaactgagccaccaaggcacccctgcaCATGTCATTTAAATGGGACCATACGggagctggctcagtcagaagatcatgtgcctcctgatctcagggacatgagttcaggccccatgttgggtgtagagatcacttaaataaataaaagtttttaaaaaataataaatgggatcatacaacaCATGGTCCTTTTTCATTGACTTCTTTCAGCCTATGATTTTCAAGGgtcatccatgtggtagcatgtCTCAGTACTTCATTCCCTTTTCTACTTGTGATGGCAcaacatatgtaatataaaatttgccattttaagggtgcctgggtggctcacgtcagttaagcatcaactcttgatttcagctcaggtcatgatctcacggttcatgggtttgaaccccgcatcaggtcCGGACTGACTgtgccagagcctgcttgggattctccctctctgctcctcccctgctcacacacacactctccctccctctctcttataaaataaacaaacatttaaaaaatctgtggttttgtatttaaaaatttttttaattaaaaaaaatttgccattttatctatttgtaaATGTACTCAGTGGCACTcattacattcacaatgttgtgtcaCCACCAACACTATTTGCAAAActtcatcaccccaaacagaatcTACATAACCATTAAGCAATAACCTCCCTCCatcccactcccccccacccccaccccagcccctggtaaaCTCTAATCTACTTTCCATCAAATTTCCTTGAATTTGCCTATTCCAAATAGtctatgtaagtggaatcatcaAACATTcgtccttttgtgcctggcttattcGACTTAAATCAATGTTCTCCAGGCCATCCACTTTGTAGCATGTATCcaaatatgtttccttttttatttttattttttttttttgagctttgcTAAAATACTTCAGTCTTCCTTTACCTTTTTGAGGACTtgccaggttttttgttttgttttgtttttttgttttgttttgttttaccctaCTcagacatagattttttttattataaatgtatataatataaaatttaccattttaacttaaaaaaaatttaatgtttatttttgagagagagagacagagcatgagcggggaaggggcagaaagagaaggagacacagaatacgaagcaggctctaggttctgagctgttagcacacacaTAGCCCGACGCAGGGGtcaacccaggaactgtgagatcatgacccgagccaaaatcaagagtcagacacctaaccaactgagccacccaggcgccccttttttaactttttaaatggacaatttaatggtgttaagtacattcacaacaTCATGCGCCATAACCACTGTCAATTTCCAGAACTATTTCATCATCCAAAACACAAACTACTCATTAAACATTAACTCCCCCTGACCCCCAGACTTCACGaacctctaatctactttctatttaTGAATTTTCCTATTCTCAGTATCTCCTATAAATAGAATCctacaatatttaatatttgtccttttgtgtctggcttatttcacttagcacaatgctttcAAGATTCATCTACATTGTGGCACATATCAAAATTTGATTCCCTTTTACAGCTGAATAATCCATTATGTATACAAGCCATTGTTTATCCGCTCATCTATTGATGAGTACATGGAGTTTTTTtataccttttggctattgtgaactgCTTTGAACATATGAGTATGTTTGAGTCCCTGTGTTCAGTTCTTTAGGGtgtatatctaggagtggaatggctgggtcatatggttAACTCTGtgtcaactttttgaggaattgccactgttttccatagcagctgcaccattttacattccaaccagcaatatatgagggtccaatttctccacatccttaccaacacagtttttctttctttctttgtttattataGCTATCCTGGTaggtatgaagtggtatttcagtgtgattttgatATGCATGTAAtactaataatgttgagcatctcttcacaTGCTTATTAGACAGTTTTCCCAGACTattctatttgttgaaaagacttctGTCTTAGCACACCCTTATTGGAAATCAGCTGACCATAAATGTAGAGGCTGATTTCTGGACTCTATTGAATTCTATCCAACTCATCTAtatgtctttatgccagtaccacactgtcctAATTACTGTAGCTCTgtagtaagttttatttttttaacaatgtttatttttgagggggggaggggtagattacttacttaaataaaaacatttttttaaaatttttttttcaacgtttttatttatttttgggacagagagagacagagcatgagcgggggaggggcagagagagggagacacagaatcggaaacaggctccaggctccgagccatcagcccagagcttgacgtggggctcgaactcacggaccgcgagatcgtgacctggctgaagtcggacgcttaaccgactgcgccacccaggcgccccaaaaacttttttaaaaaatcttaaaaaaaaaaaaaaagattcatttatcAATTCACTTCTTTTAGCCAGAACAGTcacatttctgaaataatttgGTAAAAGATTTCTCACTTCTCTGTGATTCTTATTCTCTCCTCAGtaatgtgtgagagagagatttCTTACAACAGGAAAACATTGAGAAGCATgttaaagagtttttaaataacaaagtaCTTGGTTCTGAAAACTATATTTATGCCACGTACTGTTCCTTGAAATTCTGAAGACTTTCAACTGACTAGAACTACATGGCATATAACCTAAAGATTGTACTCAACAGACTACTATAGTGTTATTTCCCCTGGTGGTTGTAGTATTTTTTTGGTAGGATTACATTTCAACCTTAGTTAACTGGAATATTTTCTGATGTACTTTTGTGTCTCACAAAGACTTACTCCTAATCTGGCTCTACTCCAGCCTCATCACCTGCCATTTTCCTTATTGTCTGTTATCTGGCAATCCTGTCCTCGTCTTTAAGACTTACACGAAATGTCATGTTCCCACCTGCCTCCAGACCTTTGCACACACTGTACACTCAGCCAGGAGAGCTCACCTTTTCCCCTCAACTTCACCTGGGAAATACACTCTTTGGCTCTCAGCCCAAAAGTCCCTTTCTCAACAGAGATCACAGTTTCGGCACTTTGCTTTCTTGGCATTTCTTAGAATgcatactcacacacactcacacaattTCCATAAATAATTGATTAATATTTGTATTCTCCACTAGATTACATGCTCCATTAAGTTAGCTCGCCTGGCAAATGTTTATAAAAGGATTTCAAGCGGTAATTAATGTATAAACAACAGCACTTTAAATAGTGGGATACAAAACTATTTACCCAATAATATCAACTTGGAGGAAAATggatatgcatagaaaaaaatacacgaattaagacagaaaagaaaatgaatgcttttgtatttgtttaaaaaaaactcacgCTAGATGGGAACACAACAAAGGTAAGTGGTAACCTGTAGAATGGTAGGGAGCAAGAACTTTCTAAtgtatacctctttttttttttttttgtatacctCTTGTTTAATATCCCAT is a window encoding:
- the TCF7L1 gene encoding transcription factor 7-like 1 isoform X1; translated protein: MPQLGGGGGGGGGGGGGGSGAGAAGGGDDLGANDELIPFQDEGGEEQEPSSDSASAQRDLDEVKSSLVNESENQSSSSDSEAERRPQPARDAFQKPRDYFAEVRRPQDGAFFKGPPYPGYPFLMIPDLSSPYLSNGPLSPGGARTITDLSSGASYESYRPQCSQVSACSSYSTMSNLNWLPLEPQYLQMKWPLLDVPSSATVKDTRSPSPAHLSNKVPVVQPPHHMHPLTPLITYSNDHFSPGSPPTHLSPEIDPKTGIPRPPHPSELSPYYPLSPGAVGQIPHPLGWLVPQQGQPMYSLPPGGFRHPYPALAMNASMSSLVSSRFSPHMVAPAHPGLPTSGIPHPAIVSPIVKQEPAPPSLSPAVSAKSPVTVKKEEEKKPHVKKPLNAFMLYMKEMRAKVVAECTLKESAAINQILGRKWHNLSREEQAKYYELARKERQLHSQLYPTWSARDNYGKKKKRKREKQLSQTQSQQQVQEAEGALASKSKKPCVQYLPPEKSCDSPASSHGSMLDSPATPSAALASPAAPAATHSEQAQPLSLTTKPESRAQLALHSAAFLSAKATATSSGQMGSQPPLLSRPLPLGSLPTALLTSPPSFPTTLHAHQALPVLQAQPLSLVTKSAH
- the TCF7L1 gene encoding transcription factor 7-like 1 isoform X2; this translates as MPQLGGGGGGGGGGGGGGSGAGAAGGGDDLGANDELIPFQDEGGEEQEPSSDSASAQRDLDEVKSSLVNESENQSSSSDSEAERRPQPARDAFQKPRDYFAEVRRPQDGAFFKGPPYPGYPFLMIPDLSSPYLSNGPLSPGGARTYLQMKWPLLDVPSSATVKDTRSPSPAHLSNKVPVVQPPHHMHPLTPLITYSNDHFSPGSPPTHLSPEIDPKTGIPRPPHPSELSPYYPLSPGAVGQIPHPLGWLVPQQGQPMYSLPPGGFRHPYPALAMNASMSSLVSSRFSPHMVAPAHPGLPTSGIPHPAIVSPIVKQEPAPPSLSPAVSAKSPVTVKKEEEKKPHVKKPLNAFMLYMKEMRAKVVAECTLKESAAINQILGRKWHNLSREEQAKYYELARKERQLHSQLYPTWSARDNYGKKKKRKREKQLSQTQSQQQVQEAEGALASKSKKPCVQYLPPEKSCDSPASSHGSMLDSPATPSAALASPAAPAATHSEQAQPLSLTTKPESRAQLALHSAAFLSAKATATSSGQMGSQPPLLSRPLPLGSLPTALLTSPPSFPTTLHAHQALPVLQAQPLSLVTKSAH